From a single Mycolicibacterium mengxianglii genomic region:
- a CDS encoding alpha/beta hydrolase, whose translation MPISLLHGPLPVVVQTLAAVLLVAAIGWRTRRWRRKLLPLTVLLGVAVAAWARWLIAYDGLADDPAPGWLWVWIALTGLAAGVLVVGWRSARLWRRATSALAIPLCLLSAALVLNMWVGYVPTVQAGWGQLTAGPLPDQTDQAGITALVAHTQQVHTLPTNGRLLPVTIPSDASGFKHRSELVYLPPAWFASNPPPQLPTVMMIGGDINTPADWVRAGNAVETVDAFAAQHGGNAPVLVFVDSIGNFANDTECVNGVRGNPADHLTKDVVPYTISTFGVSPEPSNWGVVGWSMGGTCAVDLATMHPELFSVFEDISGDLAPNTGTRDQTIDRLFGGNASAWADFDPVTVMIRHGRYANESGWFASPTSTYGQATQADAARALCDVGRTVGINCAVVPMPGKHDWPFATAAFASALPWLAFAVHTPGAPPVPLGTTPSPTRMPNTSSTPGAGTGPSRS comes from the coding sequence GTGCCGATTTCGCTGCTTCACGGACCACTACCGGTGGTCGTCCAAACCCTGGCCGCAGTGCTGCTGGTGGCTGCGATCGGTTGGCGTACCCGGCGGTGGCGCCGAAAGTTGCTACCGCTGACCGTACTTTTGGGCGTCGCGGTGGCGGCGTGGGCGCGATGGCTGATCGCGTACGACGGGTTGGCCGATGACCCCGCCCCCGGCTGGCTGTGGGTCTGGATCGCACTGACCGGACTCGCGGCCGGGGTGTTGGTCGTCGGTTGGCGCAGTGCCCGGCTGTGGCGGCGGGCCACCTCCGCGCTGGCGATACCGCTGTGTCTGCTCAGCGCGGCGTTGGTGCTCAACATGTGGGTCGGCTACGTCCCGACGGTGCAGGCCGGGTGGGGTCAGTTGACCGCGGGTCCGCTGCCCGACCAGACCGACCAGGCCGGCATCACCGCTCTGGTGGCGCACACCCAGCAGGTGCACACGCTGCCGACGAACGGACGTCTGCTCCCGGTCACCATTCCCAGCGACGCCTCGGGTTTCAAGCACCGCAGCGAGCTGGTGTATCTGCCGCCGGCGTGGTTCGCCAGCAACCCACCGCCGCAGCTGCCCACCGTGATGATGATCGGCGGCGACATCAACACCCCGGCCGACTGGGTGCGGGCCGGTAATGCGGTGGAAACCGTCGACGCCTTCGCGGCCCAGCACGGCGGGAACGCCCCGGTGCTGGTGTTTGTCGACTCGATCGGCAACTTCGCCAACGACACCGAGTGCGTCAACGGGGTGCGCGGGAACCCGGCCGACCATCTCACCAAAGATGTCGTGCCCTATACGATTTCGACTTTCGGGGTCAGCCCGGAGCCGTCGAACTGGGGGGTGGTGGGCTGGTCGATGGGTGGCACCTGCGCGGTGGACCTGGCCACCATGCACCCCGAGCTGTTCAGCGTGTTCGAAGACATCTCCGGCGACCTGGCGCCCAACACCGGCACCCGAGACCAGACCATTGACCGGCTCTTCGGCGGAAACGCCTCGGCGTGGGCCGATTTCGACCCCGTCACCGTCATGATCCGCCACGGGCGCTACGCCAACGAATCCGGTTGGTTCGCCAGCCCGACGAGCACGTACGGTCAAGCCACCCAGGCCGACGCGGCTCGCGCCCTCTGCGACGTCGGCCGAACCGTCGGGATCAACTGCGCCGTGGTCCCCATGCCCGGCAAGCACGATTGGCCGTTCGCCACCGCGGCGTTCGCCAGTGCGCTGCCATGGTTGGCCTTCGCCGTCCATACGCCGGGTGCACCGCCGGTTCCGCTGGGCACCACGCCGTCCCCCACCCGTATGCCGAACACAAGCAGCACTCCGGGCGCCGGCACTGGCCCCTCGCGGTCATAG
- the lysX gene encoding bifunctional lysylphosphatidylglycerol synthetase/lysine--tRNA ligase LysX: MTLVDRTVNRSTSRYQWVPAAAGWTVGIIATLSLLASISPLVRSAIRIPREFVDDYLFNFPDTSFAWAFVLALLAAALAARKRIAWLILVLYMAAAVLVNIGELLSGDEPLAEEFGEVIGLGVHIAAVAFLLMAHKQFWARVRRGALLKAAGTLIAGMAVGTLVGWGLLELFPGSLERDYRLLYALNRVAAFAGVDSGAFDGQHPHVVVNAVLGLFGALALMGAAIVLFRSQQADNALTGEDESAIRGLLELYGKNDSLGYFATRRDKSVVFAPDGRAAITYRVEVGVCLASGDPVGDPRAWPNAIEAWLRLCETYGWAPGVMGASTQAAQAFRDAGLHALELGDEAILYPDRFKLSGPDMKPVRQAVTRARRAGLTVRMRRHRELSPAEMTEVLKRADAWRDTETERGFSMALGRLGDPADSDCLLAEAVHTDGSGNEEVVAMLSLVPWGSNGVSLDLMRRSPQSPNGTIELMVSELCLQGENLGVTRISLNFAMFRSAFEEGAQLGAGPVARLWRGLLVFFSRWWQLETLYRSNMKYQPEWVPRFACYEDARLVPRVGVASVIAEGFLVLPFSRRDKQHTGQHSAVPEALSRTGLLHEDGSTPDVGTAARELAEDNPAHRLPEQVRVRMAKLKTLQDNGIDAYPVGQAPSHTVAQALESADGDPVTVSGRILRLRDYGGVLFAQLRDWSSEVQVLLDNSQLSEGSTADFTAAIDLGDLVEVSGLMGASKSGTRSVLVQRWRLIGKCLRPLPDKWKGLTDQEARVRARYVDLAINTEARDLIRARSQVLHSIRETLFDKGFLEVETPILQQIHGGANARPFTTHINAYDLDLYLRIAPELYLKRLCVGGVERVFELGRAFRNEGVDFSHNPEFTLLEAYQAHADYLVWIDGCRELIQNAAQAANGAHVVMRPRPGSTDGSLEPVDISGQWAVKTVHDAVSEALGEQVDVDTDVPTLRRLCDAARIPYQTHWDAGAVVLEMYEHLVEDRTEAPTFYTDFPASVSPLTRPHRSKPGVAERWDLVAWGVELGTAYSELTDPVLQRRRLHEQSMLAAGGDPEAMELDEDFLQALEYAMPPTGGLGMGVDRIVMLITGRSIRETLPFPLAKPR; encoded by the coding sequence ATGACCCTCGTCGACCGCACGGTCAACCGATCAACGTCGCGCTACCAGTGGGTGCCCGCGGCTGCCGGTTGGACCGTCGGGATCATCGCCACCCTCTCCCTGCTGGCCAGCATCTCTCCACTGGTGCGCTCGGCGATCCGGATCCCCCGCGAGTTCGTCGACGACTACCTGTTCAACTTCCCTGACACCAGCTTCGCCTGGGCGTTTGTGCTGGCACTGTTGGCGGCGGCGTTGGCAGCCCGCAAACGCATCGCCTGGCTGATCCTGGTCCTGTACATGGCGGCCGCCGTCCTGGTGAACATCGGTGAGCTGCTCAGCGGGGACGAGCCCCTGGCCGAGGAGTTCGGCGAGGTCATCGGCCTGGGCGTCCACATCGCTGCAGTCGCATTCCTGCTGATGGCGCACAAACAGTTCTGGGCACGAGTGCGTCGCGGCGCCTTGCTCAAAGCGGCCGGGACCCTGATTGCCGGGATGGCGGTGGGAACCCTGGTCGGGTGGGGCCTGCTGGAACTGTTCCCGGGCAGCCTCGAACGGGACTACCGGCTGCTCTACGCGCTGAACCGGGTGGCGGCGTTCGCCGGCGTGGACAGCGGCGCCTTCGACGGACAGCACCCGCACGTCGTCGTCAACGCAGTACTCGGTCTGTTCGGCGCCCTGGCACTGATGGGCGCGGCGATCGTGTTGTTCCGGTCCCAGCAGGCCGACAACGCGTTGACCGGCGAGGACGAGTCGGCGATCCGCGGTCTGCTCGAGCTCTACGGCAAGAACGACTCCCTGGGTTACTTCGCGACCCGCCGGGACAAGTCCGTGGTCTTCGCTCCCGACGGTCGCGCGGCGATCACCTACCGCGTCGAAGTCGGAGTCTGCCTGGCCAGCGGCGACCCGGTGGGCGACCCCCGCGCCTGGCCGAACGCGATCGAAGCATGGCTGCGGCTGTGCGAGACCTACGGCTGGGCCCCGGGTGTCATGGGCGCGAGCACCCAGGCGGCGCAGGCATTCCGAGACGCCGGGCTGCACGCACTGGAACTCGGCGACGAAGCCATCCTCTACCCGGATCGGTTCAAGCTCTCTGGTCCGGACATGAAGCCGGTGCGCCAAGCCGTGACCCGGGCGCGGCGGGCCGGACTGACGGTGCGGATGCGTCGGCATCGCGAGCTCTCCCCCGCCGAGATGACCGAGGTGCTCAAGCGGGCCGACGCTTGGCGTGACACCGAGACCGAGCGCGGGTTCTCGATGGCGTTGGGTCGACTCGGTGACCCGGCTGACTCCGACTGCCTGCTCGCCGAGGCCGTTCACACCGACGGCAGTGGCAACGAAGAAGTGGTCGCGATGCTGTCGCTGGTGCCCTGGGGCAGCAACGGGGTGTCACTCGACCTGATGCGCAGGTCCCCGCAATCACCGAACGGCACCATCGAGCTGATGGTCAGCGAGCTGTGCCTGCAGGGCGAGAACCTGGGGGTCACCCGCATCTCGTTGAACTTCGCGATGTTCCGGTCGGCCTTCGAGGAGGGCGCGCAGCTGGGCGCCGGACCGGTGGCGCGGTTGTGGCGCGGCCTGCTGGTGTTCTTCTCCCGATGGTGGCAGCTGGAGACGCTGTACCGCTCCAACATGAAGTACCAGCCGGAGTGGGTGCCACGGTTCGCCTGCTACGAGGACGCCCGGCTGGTACCGCGGGTGGGCGTGGCCTCGGTGATCGCCGAGGGTTTCCTGGTCCTGCCGTTCAGCCGCCGCGACAAACAGCACACCGGCCAGCATTCGGCGGTGCCGGAGGCGCTGTCGCGCACGGGCCTGCTGCACGAGGACGGCTCCACCCCCGACGTCGGCACCGCCGCCCGCGAACTGGCCGAGGACAATCCTGCTCACCGGCTTCCCGAGCAAGTCCGGGTCCGGATGGCCAAGCTGAAAACATTGCAGGACAACGGTATCGACGCCTACCCCGTCGGCCAGGCACCCAGCCACACCGTGGCCCAGGCGCTGGAATCCGCGGACGGCGACCCGGTCACGGTGTCCGGTCGCATCCTGCGGTTACGCGACTACGGCGGCGTGCTGTTCGCCCAACTGCGCGACTGGTCATCGGAAGTGCAGGTGCTACTGGACAATTCACAACTCTCCGAGGGCAGCACCGCCGACTTCACGGCAGCCATCGATCTCGGTGACCTCGTCGAGGTCAGCGGTCTGATGGGCGCCAGCAAGTCCGGTACCCGCTCGGTGCTGGTTCAGCGCTGGCGACTGATCGGCAAGTGCCTGCGCCCGCTGCCCGACAAATGGAAGGGCCTGACCGACCAGGAGGCACGGGTACGCGCCCGATACGTCGACCTGGCCATCAACACCGAGGCCCGCGACCTGATCCGGGCCCGCAGTCAGGTGCTGCACTCCATTCGGGAAACCCTGTTCGACAAGGGCTTCCTGGAAGTCGAGACACCCATCCTCCAGCAGATCCACGGTGGCGCCAACGCCCGACCGTTCACCACCCACATCAACGCCTACGACCTCGACCTCTACCTGCGCATCGCACCTGAGCTGTATCTCAAGCGACTGTGTGTGGGCGGGGTGGAACGCGTCTTCGAGCTCGGCCGGGCCTTCCGCAACGAAGGCGTGGACTTCAGCCACAACCCGGAATTCACCCTGCTGGAGGCCTACCAGGCCCACGCCGACTACCTGGTGTGGATCGACGGCTGCCGGGAGCTGATCCAGAATGCCGCCCAGGCCGCCAACGGCGCGCACGTGGTGATGCGGCCACGCCCCGGCAGTACCGACGGCAGCCTGGAACCTGTCGACATCTCCGGGCAGTGGGCGGTCAAGACGGTGCACGACGCGGTGTCCGAGGCGTTGGGCGAACAGGTCGACGTCGACACCGACGTCCCCACGCTCCGTCGGTTGTGCGACGCCGCCCGCATCCCCTACCAAACCCATTGGGACGCCGGGGCCGTGGTGCTGGAAATGTACGAGCACCTGGTAGAGGACCGCACCGAAGCGCCGACGTTCTACACCGACTTCCCGGCGTCGGTGTCACCACTGACCCGGCCGCACCGCAGCAAGCCCGGCGTCGCCGAACGCTGGGACCTGGTGGCCTGGGGCGTCGAGCTCGGCACCGCCTACAGCGAACTCACCGACCCGGTGCTGCAGCGCCGCCGCCTGCACGAGCAGTCGATGCTGGCCGCCGGCGGGGACCCCGAGGCCATGGAGCTCGACGAGGATTTCCTGCAGGCCCTGGAATACGCCATGCCACCCACGGGCGGTCTCGGCATGGGCGTCGACCGGATCGTCATGTTGATCACGGGCCGCAGCATCCGCGAGACGCTGCCTTTCCCGTTGGCCAAACCTCGTTAG
- a CDS encoding DUF1844 domain-containing protein: MTEDPRITTEPDATQVRELAEVPAVEVISRSAVMLMSAAAEKLGLSHPDPDDSPHRDLDEARRLITALAGLVAASAEYLGPHAGPIRDGLKSLQLAFREASAAPDEPGKGPGEKYTGPVW; the protein is encoded by the coding sequence ATGACCGAGGATCCCAGAATCACGACCGAACCGGACGCGACGCAGGTTCGTGAACTCGCCGAGGTACCCGCCGTCGAGGTGATCAGCAGGTCCGCGGTGATGCTGATGAGTGCGGCCGCCGAGAAGCTCGGCCTGTCGCACCCCGACCCCGACGACAGCCCCCACCGCGACCTGGACGAGGCGCGCAGGCTGATCACGGCCCTGGCGGGGCTGGTCGCCGCATCCGCGGAATACCTCGGTCCGCACGCCGGCCCGATCCGTGACGGCCTCAAGAGCTTGCAGCTGGCGTTCCGGGAAGCCAGCGCGGCACCGGACGAGCCCGGCAAGGGCCCGGGCGAGAAATACACCGGACCGGTCTGGTAA
- the infC gene encoding translation initiation factor IF-3: MRGFHCCHLRVCAASVTDSGTNQGGPISTETRVNERIRVPEVRLIGPGGEQVGIVRIEDALRVAADADLDLVEVAPDAKPPVCKIMDYGKFKYETALKERESRKNQQQTVVKEQKLRPKIDPHDYETKKGHVVRFLEAGSKVKVTIMFRGREQSRPELGYRLLQRLGADVADYGFVETSAKQDGRNMTMVLAPHRGAKTRAKAAHDADAPTQRPGAQPTDTAEPTQQN; encoded by the coding sequence ATGCGTGGTTTCCACTGTTGTCACCTGCGTGTGTGCGCCGCTTCGGTCACGGACAGTGGAACGAACCAGGGAGGCCCCATCAGCACTGAGACCCGCGTCAACGAGCGCATTCGCGTACCTGAAGTCCGTTTGATCGGACCGGGGGGCGAGCAGGTCGGCATCGTGCGCATCGAAGATGCGTTGCGCGTTGCCGCCGATGCCGATCTCGACCTCGTCGAAGTGGCGCCAGACGCCAAGCCGCCGGTCTGCAAGATCATGGACTACGGCAAGTTCAAATACGAGACGGCACTCAAGGAGCGCGAGTCTCGCAAGAACCAGCAGCAGACCGTCGTCAAGGAACAGAAGCTGCGTCCCAAGATCGACCCGCACGATTACGAGACCAAGAAGGGTCACGTCGTCCGCTTCCTGGAAGCCGGGTCGAAGGTCAAGGTGACGATCATGTTCCGCGGCCGCGAGCAGTCCCGCCCCGAGCTGGGTTATCGACTGCTGCAGCGCCTCGGCGCCGACGTTGCCGATTACGGCTTCGTCGAGACGTCGGCCAAGCAGGACGGCCGCAACATGACGATGGTGCTGGCACCGCACCGCGGCGCGAAGACTCGCGCCAAGGCTGCACACGACGCTGATGCGCCCACGCAACGTCCGGGCGCGCAGCCGACCGACACCGCAGAACCCACCCAGCAGAACTGA
- the rpmI gene encoding 50S ribosomal protein L35: MPKAKTHSGASKRFRRTGTGKIVRQKAGKRHLLEHKATKRTRRLDGRTVVAPNDTKRINAMLNG; this comes from the coding sequence ATGCCCAAGGCAAAGACCCACAGCGGCGCTTCGAAGCGATTCCGTCGCACCGGGACCGGCAAGATCGTGCGGCAGAAGGCCGGCAAGCGCCACCTGCTCGAGCACAAGGCCACCAAGCGCACTCGCCGTCTCGACGGCCGGACTGTCGTTGCCCCCAACGACACCAAGCGCATCAACGCGATGCTCAACGGCTGA
- the rplT gene encoding 50S ribosomal protein L20, producing the protein MARVKRAVNAHKKRRSVLKASKGYRGQRSRLYRKAKEQQLHSLTYAYRDRKARKGDFRKLWISRINAAARANGVTYNRLIQGLKLAGVEVDRKNLSEIAISDPAAFTALVEVAKAALPEDVNAPSGEAA; encoded by the coding sequence ATGGCACGCGTCAAGCGCGCAGTCAACGCCCACAAGAAGCGGCGCTCAGTCCTCAAGGCGTCGAAGGGCTACCGCGGCCAGCGGTCCCGGCTCTACCGCAAGGCCAAAGAGCAGCAGCTGCACTCATTGACCTACGCATACCGCGACCGCAAGGCCCGCAAGGGTGATTTCCGCAAGCTGTGGATCTCGCGGATCAACGCCGCGGCCCGCGCCAACGGCGTCACCTACAACCGACTGATCCAGGGCCTCAAGCTCGCGGGCGTCGAGGTGGATCGCAAGAACCTTTCCGAGATCGCGATCAGCGACCCGGCCGCGTTCACGGCACTGGTCGAGGTGGCCAAGGCTGCTCTGCCCGAGGATGTCAACGCACCCTCCGGAGAGGCTGCCTGA
- a CDS encoding TrmH family RNA methyltransferase translates to MAAAIKLHRHSGRRRAARFLAEGPNLVEAALRRGLVTEVFVTEDAADRFADLLEGAPVYLVTERAAKALSDTVTPVGLVAVCSLPEVTLAEVLEASPRLVVVAVETSEPGNAGTLIRLADAMGADAVVLAGNSVDPYNGKCLRASAGSIFGVPVVEAPDVPALITALRGAGLAVLATTLDGELSLDDVALSGPTAWLFGPEAHGLSPEVAALADARVTIPMSGSAESLNVAAAAAICLYQSSAAHRRA, encoded by the coding sequence GTGGCTGCGGCGATCAAGCTGCACCGCCACTCCGGACGTCGCCGCGCCGCACGCTTTCTCGCCGAAGGTCCCAACCTCGTCGAGGCAGCGTTGCGGCGCGGTCTCGTCACCGAGGTGTTCGTCACCGAGGATGCCGCAGACCGGTTTGCCGATCTGCTCGAAGGCGCTCCTGTGTATCTGGTCACCGAGCGCGCGGCAAAAGCGTTGTCGGACACGGTGACTCCCGTCGGGTTGGTGGCGGTCTGCAGCCTGCCCGAGGTGACGCTGGCTGAGGTGTTGGAGGCCTCGCCGCGGCTGGTGGTCGTGGCGGTGGAGACCTCCGAGCCCGGCAACGCCGGGACATTGATCCGCCTCGCTGACGCGATGGGCGCCGATGCGGTGGTGCTGGCCGGCAACAGCGTGGACCCGTACAACGGGAAGTGCCTGCGGGCGTCGGCCGGCAGCATTTTCGGTGTGCCCGTGGTGGAAGCCCCGGATGTTCCGGCGTTGATCACCGCTCTGCGCGGCGCCGGGTTGGCCGTTCTGGCAACAACACTCGACGGCGAGCTGTCGCTGGACGATGTCGCGTTATCGGGGCCGACGGCGTGGCTGTTCGGTCCGGAGGCGCACGGCCTGTCCCCGGAGGTGGCTGCGCTGGCAGACGCCCGGGTGACCATTCCGATGTCCGGTAGCGCCGAGAGTCTCAATGTGGCTGCGGCCGCGGCGATTTGCCTCTATCAGAGTTCGGCGGCGCACCGCCGGGCGTGA
- a CDS encoding acyl-CoA dehydrogenase family protein, whose amino-acid sequence MIEWSEVDLAVRDAVRQFVDKEIRPHVDALESGEMEPYPIVRKLFSTFGIDEMARESLEKRLAKLRTGDESKSSGGGGMFGGGQGGMGFVVISELCRVSMGVVTGMGVSLGLTVPTIQSRGTLAQQERWLPELVTYEKVGAWAITEPDSGSDAFGGMKSYVVRDGDDYILNGQKTFITNGPDADAVVVYAKLDEGDSSVDKRDRKVLTFVLDRGMDGFVQSKPLHKMGIHSSRTGELFFNNVRLGRDRLLGETEDNKSGDGRDSARSSFSAERIGVAAMALGVIEECLRLSVDYARTRTLWGKEIGQFQLIQLKLANMEVARMNVRNMLFRVIEAAQTGAPISLAEASAIKYYCSQAATDVAMEAVQLFGGNGYMTEYRVEQLARDAKSLMIYAGSNEVQITHVAKGLLRGD is encoded by the coding sequence ATGATCGAGTGGTCCGAAGTTGACCTCGCGGTGCGTGACGCCGTGCGCCAGTTCGTGGACAAGGAAATCCGGCCCCACGTCGACGCGCTCGAAAGCGGCGAGATGGAGCCCTACCCGATCGTCCGGAAGTTGTTCTCCACGTTCGGGATCGATGAAATGGCCCGCGAGTCGCTGGAGAAGCGGTTGGCCAAGCTACGGACCGGCGACGAGTCGAAGTCCAGTGGCGGGGGCGGCATGTTCGGTGGCGGCCAGGGCGGCATGGGCTTTGTGGTGATCAGCGAGCTCTGCCGGGTGTCCATGGGCGTGGTGACCGGCATGGGTGTCAGCCTGGGCCTGACGGTGCCGACCATCCAGAGCCGGGGCACCCTGGCTCAACAGGAGCGCTGGCTGCCCGAGTTGGTCACCTATGAGAAGGTCGGCGCATGGGCCATCACCGAGCCGGATTCGGGCTCAGACGCCTTCGGTGGCATGAAATCTTATGTGGTCCGCGACGGTGACGACTACATCCTGAACGGGCAGAAGACGTTCATCACCAACGGTCCCGACGCCGACGCGGTGGTCGTCTACGCCAAGCTGGACGAGGGCGATTCGTCGGTAGACAAGCGCGATCGCAAGGTACTCACCTTCGTGCTGGACCGCGGCATGGACGGTTTTGTCCAGTCAAAGCCGCTCCACAAGATGGGCATCCACTCTTCTCGCACCGGCGAGCTGTTCTTCAACAACGTCCGGCTGGGACGAGACCGGTTGCTGGGCGAGACCGAGGACAACAAGTCCGGCGACGGCCGCGACAGCGCCCGTTCCAGCTTCTCCGCAGAACGCATCGGCGTGGCGGCGATGGCGTTGGGGGTCATCGAGGAGTGCCTGCGGCTGTCGGTTGACTACGCCAGGACCCGCACCCTGTGGGGCAAGGAGATCGGGCAGTTCCAGTTGATCCAGTTGAAGCTGGCCAACATGGAAGTGGCGCGGATGAACGTGCGCAACATGCTGTTCCGCGTCATCGAGGCCGCCCAGACGGGTGCACCGATCTCGTTGGCGGAGGCGTCGGCCATCAAGTACTACTGCTCGCAGGCGGCGACCGATGTGGCCATGGAGGCAGTACAACTCTTCGGCGGCAACGGCTACATGACGGAGTACCGGGTCGAGCAGCTGGCGCGTGACGCCAAGTCGCTGATGATCTACGCCGGTAGCAACGAGGTGCAGATCACCCACGTCGCCAAGGGCTTGCTGCGCGGCGACTGA
- a CDS encoding oxygenase MpaB family protein has product MTEHVPVDPLGPDSLTWKYFGDLRTGMLGVWIGAMQNMYPPLGAGVQDHSILKREPLQRVARSVYPIMGVVYDGDRAARTGEQVKNFHTTIKGVDNAGRRYHALNPETFYWAHATFFMLIINVAEYFCGGLTEGEKRQLFSEHVQWYRQYGMSMQPVPDTWEEFCEYWERTCRDELEVNQATVDIFSMRIPKPKFVLMPTLMWDQLFRPMVAGQRWIAAGVFNPVLREKAGMRWTPGDEVLLRLFGKAIEIAFLAVPDEIRLHPRALAAYRRASGRDPADAPLVEAPFFLHPPRDRKGMPMHYAPHRKSPLPKMPTVPRALAERAGSLVHTTFSLAGRRPARGRRHAA; this is encoded by the coding sequence ATGACTGAGCACGTTCCGGTAGATCCTCTCGGCCCGGATTCTTTGACTTGGAAGTATTTCGGAGATCTGCGCACGGGCATGCTCGGCGTCTGGATCGGCGCGATGCAGAACATGTATCCCCCGCTCGGTGCGGGTGTGCAGGACCATTCGATCCTCAAGCGCGAACCGTTGCAGCGGGTCGCGCGCTCCGTCTACCCCATCATGGGCGTGGTGTACGACGGTGATCGGGCGGCCCGGACCGGGGAGCAGGTCAAGAACTTCCACACCACGATCAAGGGCGTCGACAACGCGGGCCGCCGGTATCACGCGCTGAACCCGGAGACGTTCTACTGGGCGCACGCCACGTTCTTCATGTTGATCATCAATGTGGCCGAGTACTTCTGTGGTGGCCTCACCGAAGGCGAAAAGCGCCAGCTGTTCAGCGAGCATGTGCAGTGGTACCGCCAATACGGCATGAGCATGCAGCCCGTCCCGGACACCTGGGAAGAGTTCTGCGAGTACTGGGAACGGACCTGCCGCGACGAGCTGGAAGTCAACCAGGCCACCGTGGACATCTTCTCCATGCGCATCCCAAAACCGAAGTTCGTGCTGATGCCGACGCTGATGTGGGATCAGCTGTTCCGACCGATGGTCGCCGGGCAGCGGTGGATCGCGGCCGGGGTCTTCAACCCGGTGCTGCGCGAGAAGGCCGGTATGCGGTGGACCCCCGGCGACGAGGTGTTGCTGCGGCTGTTCGGTAAGGCCATCGAGATCGCGTTCCTGGCGGTGCCCGACGAAATCCGGCTGCACCCCCGGGCACTGGCCGCCTATCGGCGCGCCTCGGGTCGGGATCCCGCAGACGCACCGCTGGTCGAAGCGCCGTTCTTCCTGCACCCGCCGCGCGACCGTAAGGGCATGCCGATGCACTATGCGCCCCACCGCAAATCACCGTTGCCCAAGATGCCCACGGTGCCGCGAGCCCTCGCCGAGCGGGCCGGTTCGCTGGTCCATACCACGTTCTCGCTTGCCGGCCGGCGACCCGCCCGTGGACGTCGTCACGCCGCATAG
- a CDS encoding maleylpyruvate isomerase family mycothiol-dependent enzyme, with protein sequence MSRPAIDSPTVSGFHNLDITERLQIVRHGTSYFAQQLAELSDADLDDETLLPGWTRRHLIAHVSYNAAALCRLMDWALTGTETPMYASPEHRNQEIDEGATLNGGALRNLYDHTAARLDRKWCNFPPEAWFSEVRTAQGRTVPASETLWIRTREIWIHTVDLDGNRRYTDFPGIVLDSLLSDIVSLWRKKAVGRGLVLEVSGCAPIAVDPDSPTQTTVTGAAAAVVRWASGRGASHIEIEGPSDEPPRWL encoded by the coding sequence ATGAGCCGACCTGCCATCGACTCTCCCACCGTCTCCGGGTTCCACAACCTCGACATCACCGAGCGTCTGCAGATCGTCCGTCACGGAACTTCGTATTTCGCACAACAACTCGCTGAACTATCCGACGCCGACCTCGACGATGAAACTTTGCTGCCCGGTTGGACCCGGCGCCACCTCATCGCGCATGTGAGTTACAACGCCGCCGCGCTTTGCCGGCTGATGGACTGGGCCCTCACCGGCACCGAGACTCCGATGTACGCCTCACCAGAGCACCGGAACCAAGAGATCGACGAGGGCGCCACCCTCAACGGCGGCGCACTACGCAACCTGTACGACCACACCGCAGCCCGACTGGACCGCAAGTGGTGTAACTTCCCGCCCGAAGCATGGTTCTCCGAGGTACGAACCGCGCAGGGTCGCACCGTGCCGGCGTCGGAGACTCTGTGGATACGCACTCGCGAGATATGGATTCACACAGTTGATCTCGACGGCAACCGCCGATACACCGACTTCCCTGGAATAGTTCTCGACAGCCTTCTCTCCGACATCGTGTCACTCTGGAGGAAGAAGGCCGTTGGTCGTGGGCTGGTCCTCGAAGTCAGTGGCTGTGCACCAATCGCGGTCGACCCCGACTCGCCCACACAAACCACAGTGACCGGGGCCGCGGCGGCGGTGGTGCGATGGGCCAGCGGCCGCGGCGCTTCTCACATCGAGATCGAAGGCCCGTCCGACGAGCCCCCGCGATGGTTATGA